Proteins encoded together in one Candidatus Xianfuyuplasma coldseepsis window:
- a CDS encoding ABC transporter permease → MKRLIKVEFKRNFKSLLMWCGIVGGLAALMLAMFPAFKDAFSQLEELLSVYPEAFLEAFGMGEGGLVMSEIYGWFGVEGYLFTMLIGGSYAGILGGSILSKEEDDKTIEFLLAKPISRDHIVFGKAIVVVINLTILNAFISIILLIAFSIFGTLDVAKWLLFSFAPLLAQLIFASISFLVSIFITKSRQVISVSLGVVIGMYVVDLISKLTDQAENLKYITPYEYVNAVTIVNEKKIEPLYLLISVLVIAVTIIASWQLYKKKDITA, encoded by the coding sequence ATGAAGCGACTCATTAAAGTAGAGTTTAAACGGAATTTTAAAAGCCTCTTAATGTGGTGTGGAATCGTTGGTGGATTAGCAGCGTTAATGCTCGCCATGTTCCCAGCATTTAAAGATGCATTCTCGCAATTAGAAGAACTTCTCAGTGTATACCCCGAAGCCTTTCTTGAAGCCTTTGGTATGGGTGAAGGTGGACTTGTGATGTCCGAAATTTATGGCTGGTTTGGTGTCGAAGGATATCTCTTTACGATGTTAATAGGTGGTAGCTACGCTGGAATCCTTGGGGGATCGATTCTCTCCAAAGAAGAAGATGATAAGACAATTGAATTCTTACTCGCAAAACCGATCAGTCGTGATCATATTGTCTTTGGTAAAGCAATTGTTGTTGTCATTAACCTAACGATACTAAATGCGTTTATTTCCATTATCTTGTTAATTGCATTTAGCATATTTGGCACTCTTGATGTCGCGAAATGGTTGTTGTTCTCTTTTGCACCACTCCTAGCGCAACTCATCTTTGCTAGTATTTCGTTTTTGGTAAGTATCTTTATCACCAAATCCCGTCAAGTCATCAGTGTCTCCTTAGGTGTAGTCATTGGAATGTATGTTGTGGATTTAATCAGTAAATTAACCGACCAAGCAGAGAACTTAAAATACATTACACCTTATGAGTATGTGAATGCTGTTACGATTGTCAATGAAAAGAAAATTGAACCGCTTTATTTACTGATATCGGTACTTGTTATTGCCGTTACCATCATTGCCTCTTGGCAACTATATAAAAAGAAAGATATTACCGCGTAA